In one window of Pseudomonas chlororaphis subsp. chlororaphis DNA:
- a CDS encoding paraquat-inducible protein A, with translation MRAIDAGILVCNECHELNRQEPDTDEQTCTRCGALVHARRPNSIMRTWALLITAAILYIPANVLPIMTVTSLGQGDPSTIMSGVIVLVQHGMIPIAAVVFIASILVPTFKLVGIALLLFSVQRHQPLSARQRIWMYRFIEFIGRWSMLDIFVIAILVAVVNFGRLASIEANLGAVAFASVVILTMLAAVTFDPRLIWDNTESDDDNE, from the coding sequence ATGCGGGCGATTGATGCGGGCATTCTGGTCTGTAATGAATGCCACGAGCTGAACAGGCAGGAACCCGATACCGATGAGCAAACCTGCACTCGCTGCGGGGCCCTGGTGCATGCTCGTCGCCCCAACAGCATCATGCGTACCTGGGCACTGCTGATTACTGCGGCGATCCTGTACATCCCAGCCAATGTACTGCCGATCATGACGGTCACGTCACTCGGCCAGGGTGACCCCAGCACTATCATGTCGGGGGTGATCGTACTGGTGCAGCACGGCATGATCCCGATTGCGGCGGTGGTGTTCATCGCCAGTATCCTGGTTCCTACCTTCAAGCTGGTGGGGATTGCCCTGTTGCTGTTTTCGGTCCAGCGCCACCAGCCGTTATCGGCGCGACAACGCATTTGGATGTACCGCTTTATCGAGTTCATCGGCCGCTGGTCGATGCTGGATATCTTTGTGATCGCCATCCTGGTGGCGGTGGTGAACTTCGGCCGACTTGCCAGTATCGAGGCCAATCTCGGTGCAGTGGCCTTTGCCAGCGTGGTGATTCTGACGATGCTCGCCGCAGTAACTTTTGATCCCCGACTGATCTGGGATAACACGGAGTCGGACGACGACAATGAGTGA
- a CDS encoding paraquat-inducible protein A, whose product MSDTVDAPGLSELPLDDLVACHECDLLMRKPELAHGEKAQCPRCGYELYAHRHNVVDRSLALVIAALLLYVPANFLPIMQLNLLGQSSEDTVWSGVIGLFNTDMQGVAVVVFLCSMGIPLLKLVCQLLVLLSIRLDIGRSYGLLLYRIYHHLRDWGMLEVYLMGVLVAIVKLADLAAMTVGLGLVCFVSLLLVQVWLEVVMSPHQIWDALAGEDAYAGD is encoded by the coding sequence ATGTCAGATACGGTTGACGCCCCCGGGCTGTCGGAGTTGCCGCTGGACGATCTGGTGGCCTGCCACGAATGCGACTTGTTGATGCGCAAGCCAGAGCTGGCCCACGGAGAAAAAGCCCAGTGCCCCCGCTGTGGTTACGAGCTATACGCACACCGCCATAACGTCGTGGATCGCAGCTTGGCATTGGTTATTGCCGCGCTACTGCTCTATGTCCCCGCGAACTTTTTACCCATCATGCAGCTCAATCTACTCGGACAATCCTCTGAGGACACTGTGTGGAGCGGCGTTATCGGTTTGTTCAATACCGATATGCAAGGCGTGGCGGTGGTGGTGTTTCTCTGCAGCATGGGCATTCCATTGCTCAAGCTGGTCTGCCAGTTGCTCGTGCTCCTGAGTATTCGCCTGGACATAGGTCGCAGTTACGGCCTGTTGCTGTACCGCATTTATCACCACTTGCGGGACTGGGGCATGCTCGAGGTCTACCTGATGGGGGTATTGGTCGCCATCGTCAAGCTGGCGGACCTGGCTGCCATGACGGTCGGCCTGGGGTTGGTGTGTTTTGTCAGCCTGTTATTGGTTCAAGTGTGGCTTGAGGTGGTCATGTCGCCCCATCAGATATGGGATGCCCTGGCCGGGGAGGATGCGTATGCGGGCGATTGA